One window of Dyadobacter sandarakinus genomic DNA carries:
- a CDS encoding spore photoproduct lyase family protein encodes MLHQKTITDLLTIHQIYMEPSVPTYERGREILAKYPDAERIEVDSHWKIPELFGFEGSVDDWLWNKKNVLILGAKKGLTCRPNTRSSHWVAPSQSNGCTMSCSYCYVPRRKGYANPISIFVNIEQIMGYLSRHAAKQGVKAEPDAIDPKYWVYEIGENGDCSADAAICNNVKDMIDLYKTLPNAKLTFATKFVNREMLSYDPQRKTRIRFSLMPHQMSRLVDVRTTPISERIAVMNEFREAGYEVNVSFAPVIYYEGWLDDWYALFEEMNQVLDEQTKAQLATEIIFLTHNDRLHEVNLAWHPKAEEVLWRPDIQQVKYSQSGQRNVRYKNNIKREIVGELVEAVKTQLPYCQIRYAF; translated from the coding sequence ATGCTTCATCAAAAAACCATCACCGACCTCCTCACCATCCACCAGATCTACATGGAACCCTCCGTCCCGACCTACGAGCGCGGGCGCGAGATCCTGGCCAAATACCCCGACGCCGAACGCATTGAAGTCGATTCCCACTGGAAAATCCCCGAGCTTTTTGGCTTCGAAGGATCCGTCGATGACTGGCTTTGGAACAAAAAGAATGTACTTATCCTCGGTGCCAAAAAAGGCCTGACTTGCCGGCCCAATACCCGCAGCTCGCATTGGGTGGCGCCTTCGCAGTCCAATGGTTGCACCATGTCGTGCTCGTATTGCTACGTGCCGCGGCGGAAAGGTTATGCCAATCCCATTTCCATTTTTGTGAACATCGAGCAGATCATGGGCTACCTCAGCCGCCACGCCGCCAAGCAGGGCGTCAAAGCCGAGCCAGACGCCATCGACCCGAAATATTGGGTGTATGAAATCGGCGAAAATGGCGATTGCTCAGCCGATGCGGCCATTTGTAATAATGTGAAAGACATGATCGACCTTTACAAAACGCTGCCCAATGCCAAGCTGACTTTCGCTACCAAGTTCGTCAACCGAGAAATGCTCAGCTACGATCCGCAGCGCAAAACACGTATCCGGTTCAGCCTCATGCCGCATCAAATGTCCAGGCTCGTCGACGTCCGCACCACGCCCATCAGCGAGCGCATCGCCGTCATGAACGAATTCCGCGAGGCTGGTTATGAGGTCAATGTTAGTTTCGCGCCGGTGATATATTACGAAGGCTGGCTTGACGACTGGTACGCGCTTTTCGAGGAAATGAACCAGGTCCTCGACGAACAAACCAAAGCCCAGCTCGCCACCGAAATCATCTTCCTCACCCACAACGACCGCCTCCACGAAGTAAACCTAGCCTGGCACCCCAAAGCCGAAGAGGTCCTCTGGCGGCCGGACATTCAGCAGGTGAAGTACAGCCAGTCCGGGCAAAGGAATGTGCGGTATAAGAATAATATTAAGAGGGAGATTGTTGGGGAGTTGGTGGAGGCTGTGAAGACGCAATTGCCTTATTGCCAGATTCGATATGCTTTCTAA